A stretch of DNA from Candidatus Saganbacteria bacterium:
CGAAAAATTCCGCCTTATCGTTAATATTTTCCCTTTTGCCTGTTGATAGATTGTCTATGATGCCGACTGTGTGATCTGCTTCAAGGTAAGCATCGACAATATTTGACCCGATGAATCCTGCTCCGCCCGTGACTAATATCCTCATGAAGCTATTTTAGCATAAATTCGAATGGGAGTGGCGTCGCAAATAAAACGAATTTCCGGAGTTATCACGAATTTCTCAAATATTTGAGTGATTCGGGACTTTCCGAAATATTCGCAAAATTAGAGACGTTAATCCCATTCGCGATTTTTCTGTTATTCGTTCTGCAATTTCTTTATAATTTAACCGACATTGAATTTATATCTGATCATGTCGTCATTTGTTTCCGACACTTTGATCATCTGGTAGGGGAAGAAGACATTTGTGTCCGATTCGCGGATCGTCAGGTCCTGGAGCTTAATTTCAAGGTTGACGTCCGCAGGAATGACCCTTAAAGAGTTCAGGGGTTTTACGGCGTTTAGGGGCTGGGCCCAATTTTCGATGATGTGGCTTATTACTTCGCGCTTGCCTGTAAATTCTTCCCCGAATTCGGTCAAGATCGCCAGCAGCGGCTTGCCGAGCCTCGCTTCTTTTAACAGATTTATGCATCCGAGCAGTCCCAAATGCTGCGACAAATATTTGCCTTCTTCTTTTTCAACAGAGCCGATATTTAACAGTATTACCTGGCAATCGCTGTATTCGCGGCCTATTCCTTCCATATATCTTGTATCGCCGGTGATGCCGATCTTTAAATTATTGCCGTTCTTATCCTTTATCGAGGTGTCTATAGTAAGGCCTATCGAGGATTCTTCGTTTGTCCACCTTTCTTTGTGGTACGCTTGCTTCACATGGATCGCGAACCCGTACTTTTCCTGCATGGATTGCCCTTCGATCTCGGTAACGTTGTTGCCAGGCACAAGCAGTTTGTAATTGATCTCCTTATTGCCGTATGGGTCGGTTGCCGACAACAGGCCGTGGAATTTCAGGAGAACGCCGGCTGATCCGAAGATATCCAGGACTTTTGATTTTTTTTCCTGGTTATGATCGTTGAACTTTGCAAGGAGGGAGAGGATGCCTTCGACGCTTTCCGTGTGGTCGTCATGGTCGTGGGTTATTATTATCGCGTCGATATCGACGATCGAAAGCCCTATGCTCCTGAAGATATCAAAAAAATCGTATCCAGGGTCGATCGCGATGCTTTTGACTTCCCCGCGCCCGTTGCGGAGCGTCAGTAGATAACCGCCGCCCTGCGACAATCCCTGCGAGAATAAGGGAGAAGCCGAATTCCATTTGTGCAAAGTCCGCAGGACGTTCGCTCCGATCTTGTATTCGACCTGCCTTGCGGCATTCAAATCCTTGATGAGCTTGTCCTGGTTTTTCCTTATGATCTCTTTTGTCGGGAAAATGGTTTCTTCCATGTATGATAGGGCCCTAAGCGACGGGGAATTGGGCGTTTTAACATGCAGGTCATACTGCTTGGCGGTCTTAAAATCATCATAAGCTTCTTTGAATCTTCCCTGGAGAAAACGGCTGATTGCACGGTAATAAGATGGGAGGCCAATGTTGCCGTGGGATTCCCTCATTTTCTTAAATAGCATGTCGTATATGATCTCGGCTTCGTGGTAGAGGTTGTCGTTTATGCATGTTTGGCCGAGGAGATTCCACGACGAAAAATCGTTCCCCTTTTCAGGATGGAGTTTGCCTAAAGTCTCAAGAAGGGCTTGGAAGTTCTTTTTTAGCCACTCTCTTCTTGTATTGTTCGGGAGCTTTGAAAGGTTTTCCCAGCTATTAGGATTATTTTCTTCTAAATAGATCTTTAATAGCTGGAACACCTAAATTTTCCAAGTAAGCCCTACCAATTGGGTCTTGTCGAACGCCCCGCCAAGATATGTGTAATCGATAATGATCTGGTTTACCATGAGGCTTAAACCCGCGGTCTTGCTCTGGTCATAAAGTCCAGCTCTTACCGCAATCCCGGCAACAGGCCTTGCTTCGGCCCCGAAGTGGTATGTTTGGGGTAGCGATCCTTGCTTGAATAAGTTGTGCACGTCGCCTGATATCGTTAGTTCAGGCACGGGGACAATAGCTACGCCGCAGTTAATGCTCATCGGGTACCTGATCATTGCCCCATTGTCGAATTTGACGTCGGTTGTAAGTATTTCTTTTACAGTCGCGCCAAAAGCCAGCTGATCGACAGGCTTGAGTATCAGCCCGAGGTCAAGGCCTGCACCATAGCCCTTGGTATTGCTTGGGTTTGGGATTGTGATGTCATACAAGTTCACATTGCCGCCAAGCGCAACGAACTGCTGGTATCCTGTAGCAAGGGAGAACGAGTAAAAATTCGTATTTTGGTTGAGCGGAGGATTTTTATCGGTAACCCATGTGATGCCTCCGGCAAATTCCGCCTTGCCTTCGGAATCTTTTATCCCGTTATCCCAGTATGTTCTTCTGGACGAATTGTAATGGTAGTAAGGGTTCCCGTCATACCAAGGTGAAATATATGTTCCCCTGGAAATAACATAAGCTTGCCTCGCCCTAATCCTTTCTTTTTCATGATCGGTTATCTCGTCTTTAATTATCTCTTTACCTAGGCTTTTGATCGCGCCCATAGTGTTCTTTAACGCTTCTTTGGCCGATGTTTTTGCCTCTTGTTTGAATTTTTTCACGACAGCTTCGGTTTTTTCTGTCCCTTTTTCTAATACTTTTTCTGCAACGGATTCTTCTTTTTTGGTTGTTTCTTCCGATCTTCCCCAGTTTTTCTTGATGATCCCATTATTCGCAAGATATTTTGTGGCGTCAAACGCGACGCTTGCCGCAAGGCCAAGCCCCAATACCCAAGCAAAAGGGTTAACTTCCGTTTCAAAGCATACCTTGAGCGCGCCGATGTTATCCCCGATCGATTGGTTGCGGTTGGTTGCAACCATTGATCCTGTGATATCTAACCCGGGATTCAGCGCAAAACCGGCAGGATTCCAGTAAGCGGCATTCGCATCGTTGGCTAGTGCAGTGTACGCTCCGCCCATTCCCATAGGCCTTGCACCGTATCCTATCGATCTGGTATCATTTAACGCACCGAAAGCACAATTTGAAACAAAGAAGACAAGTACCAATGCGGCAAAGTATTTTATTTTCATAGCACGCTCCTTAATCCGATTTTAACAAATGCGGGTTGCCAAAGCAAGGACACGATGATAATATTAACAAATCAGCATATTTTTTCCCGTGTAATGACAAATGTCCAATGGCAAATATCAAATGCTGGGATTAAAATAATTTGTCATTTGAAATTATTTATGAGGTGCGAAATGAATTTAATCGTAATTATTGAAAGGGCCCGCAATCTGCTTTTACACCCAAAAGAAGAATGGCTAAAAATTGCGGCCGAAAATGACGATCCTAAAAATGTGATCAATTTCTTGGCGGTCATTACAATTGTTCCGGCTTTAGCGTTATTTCTAGGTTATGGGATCGTCGGGCTCCCCGGGCCTTATGGATATTTTAGAATGTCTTTTCTCTCGGCATTTTTTTCCGCCTTAGTTTTTTATATACTGACAGCGATCGCAATAGCTCTTTCAACCGCAATGGTCAGTTTTTTCTGCCATTATTTCAACATCGACGGCAAGTGGGAAACATACCACAAGTTAATAGGATACTCTGCGACCGCTCCAATTCTGGCGAATATCTTTTATATATTCCCTTTCCTAAAGTTTTTAAAGATATTGGGTTTTTACGGCGCGGTGACTTTTTTTGTTGGGCTGCCTTTGCTGTTAAAGGTCCAGAAAGAAAAAGAAATGCAGTTCGTGGTCACGGTGTTGATAGCGGCAATAGTTATAACTATAATATTCTTCAGCTTAACCGACCAATTCTTGGGACCTATCTACTCCGAACTTCTTTAAAGAATAACTTTATTAAGCGGATATTCGACTATTCCTGTCGCCCCGGCTTTCTTAAGTTTAGGTATTAAATCGCGAACTATAGCTTCTTCAATTATCGTATCCAAGTCAACCCATGAAGGATCGGCAAGCTTTGATACTGTCGGGGTTTGAAGGGCCGGTAGCAGCGACAGTATGTTCTTAAGCCTGGTTGCCGGAACATTCATCTTTAAGCCGACCTTTGTTTCGGCATTCAATGCGCCTTCCAAGAGAAGGACGATGTTTTCAATTTTTTGTTTTTTCCAATGGTCGGACAGGGTTTTCTTATTGCTGATAATGACTGTGTTCGATTCAAGCACCGTTTCAAGTATTTTTAGATCGTTTGCGCGAAGAGAGTTTCCGGTCTCTGTTAATTCAACGATCGCATCTGCAAGGCGAGGGGGCTTGGCTTCCGTTGCTCCCCAAGAATATTCGACCTTCGCGTTAACTTTATTCTTTTTGCAGTATTTTTTTACAAAATTCACAAGCTCGGTCGCGATCGTTTTTCCCTTGAGGTCTTTTATGCTCTTGATCTTTGAACCTTCCGGAGCCGCAAGGACCCATCTAACTTTTCTCAAGCCTTGCTTGGCGTATATCAGGTCTGAAACTTTTACCACTTTTCTTCCCGATTCATAGACCCAATCGATCCCAGTAATGCCTATGTCGAGGATGCCTGTTTCAACATAGCGTGGCATTTCCTGGGCCCTTATCAGCATGCATTCGATCTCGGGATCATCGATCTGCGGATAATACGACCGCTCGCTTGTTTTGACCGTAAATCCAGCTTTTTTTAATAGATAGATCGTTGTTTCTTGAAGGCTTCCTTTTGGAATGCCGAGTTTTAGTTTTGACATTTGTTTTCCCGCCTCCTAATTATATAAATCTAATGTGTTGCGGGATCCCGACCGAAGCGTCGGGACCTCCCTAGTTTTAATAGATTTTATCATATGCTATAATTCTTGCCAATGCGTAAATCAAAAAGGCTCGAAAAGATACCCCCATATTTATTTGTTAAGATCGAAGAAAAGAAAGCGCAACTCTTGGAATCGGGAGTTGATGTTATCGATTTCGGTATCGGCGATCCAGATCTTCCAACCCCGAAACATATTTTTAAAAAGATGCATGATGTCCTTGAGCTAAAGGAATCCGGAAATTATCCAACCTCAAAAGGCGAATTATCGTACAGGGAAGCGGTTGCCGGATGGTATAAAAAACGATTTGGCGTAACTTTGGATGCAAAAACCGAAGTTTGCTCTCTTATAGGATCAAAAGAAGGGCTTTCCCATTTGTTTTTTGCCTTTGTAGATCAAGGGGATGTAACTTTAGTTCCCGATCCAGCATATCCTGTATATAAAATTGGGACAACTCTAGCCGGTGGAGAGCCCTATATGCTTCCGCTGACCGAAAAAAATTGTTTCATACCCGATCTGGATTCCATTTCTCGGAATATCGTAAAAAAATCCAAACTGCTTTTTATTAATTACCCGAACAATCCGACCGGCGCCGTTGCCGACCTTGATTTCTTTAAAAGATGTGTCCAATTTGCCAAGAAAAACAATATTTTGCTTGTATCCGACCTTGCATATTCCGAAATGGGATACGATGGGTATAAACCGCATAGCGTTCTCGAAGTCCCGGGCGCAAAAGATTGTACTATCGAATTCCATTCGCTTTCAAAAACTTATAATATGACCGGATGGCGCATCGGGATGGCTGCGGGGAATTCGGAGGCCGTTTCAGCTCTGGCAACCATTAAATCAAATGTCGATAGCGGGGTTTTTAAAGCTATTCAATTTGCGGCGATCGAGGCATTGAATGGAGATCAAACATGCGTTATTGAAAATGCAAAAGTTTTCGAAGAAAGACGAAATGTTCTTATCGACGGATTGAATTCTTTGGGTTGGAAGATCTTTAAGCCTAAAGCCACATTTTATGTTTGGGCGCCTGTGCCGAAAGATGAAACGTCAGCTTCATTCACCGAAAAACTTTTGGATAAATCGGGGATTTTGGTTGTTCCGGGAAGTGGCTATGGGACGGCAGGCGAGGGTTATGTGCGTTTTGCGATAACTCTTCCAAAAGAGCGGATATCGGAGGCTATCGCCCGAATGAAGAAAAACGAGATCAGATTCTAGGATATAAAAAAATGAAAAAAGCTTTCTCAAGCACTCTGTTTCAAATAGTATGCCTTGTCGTTCTAATTGTTGTTTTTTGGGCGCCGATCATGTTCGACAACGAATTCTTCTATGATGATTATTCTTTTATTGATACTTTTAAAGCCGGGACGCCAAGCATCGGTTATTTTCTAAAGCCGCACAACGAACACTTTATGCCGATGTTTAAGGGCGTTTTCTTCTCGATGTATAAGATCTTCGGAGCGAACATCGTGCCATATATGGGTTTGGTGATAATAATGCACGTTATTAACGCAATCCTGATATTCTTCCTGCTTAAGCTGATCTTTGATAAAAAAAAGTTCCTGCCATTCCTGCTCACGCTCTTTTTCG
This window harbors:
- a CDS encoding MBL fold metallo-hydrolase, with product MFQLLKIYLEENNPNSWENLSKLPNNTRREWLKKNFQALLETLGKLHPEKGNDFSSWNLLGQTCINDNLYHEAEIIYDMLFKKMRESHGNIGLPSYYRAISRFLQGRFKEAYDDFKTAKQYDLHVKTPNSPSLRALSYMEETIFPTKEIIRKNQDKLIKDLNAARQVEYKIGANVLRTLHKWNSASPLFSQGLSQGGGYLLTLRNGRGEVKSIAIDPGYDFFDIFRSIGLSIVDIDAIIITHDHDDHTESVEGILSLLAKFNDHNQEKKSKVLDIFGSAGVLLKFHGLLSATDPYGNKEINYKLLVPGNNVTEIEGQSMQEKYGFAIHVKQAYHKERWTNEESSIGLTIDTSIKDKNGNNLKIGITGDTRYMEGIGREYSDCQVILLNIGSVEKEEGKYLSQHLGLLGCINLLKEARLGKPLLAILTEFGEEFTGKREVISHIIENWAQPLNAVKPLNSLRVIPADVNLEIKLQDLTIRESDTNVFFPYQMIKVSETNDDMIRYKFNVG
- a CDS encoding YIP1 family protein, yielding MNLIVIIERARNLLLHPKEEWLKIAAENDDPKNVINFLAVITIVPALALFLGYGIVGLPGPYGYFRMSFLSAFFSALVFYILTAIAIALSTAMVSFFCHYFNIDGKWETYHKLIGYSATAPILANIFYIFPFLKFLKILGFYGAVTFFVGLPLLLKVQKEKEMQFVVTVLIAAIVITIIFFSLTDQFLGPIYSELL
- a CDS encoding ATP phosphoribosyltransferase, which gives rise to MSKLKLGIPKGSLQETTIYLLKKAGFTVKTSERSYYPQIDDPEIECMLIRAQEMPRYVETGILDIGITGIDWVYESGRKVVKVSDLIYAKQGLRKVRWVLAAPEGSKIKSIKDLKGKTIATELVNFVKKYCKKNKVNAKVEYSWGATEAKPPRLADAIVELTETGNSLRANDLKILETVLESNTVIISNKKTLSDHWKKQKIENIVLLLEGALNAETKVGLKMNVPATRLKNILSLLPALQTPTVSKLADPSWVDLDTIIEEAIVRDLIPKLKKAGATGIVEYPLNKVIL
- a CDS encoding LL-diaminopimelate aminotransferase, which translates into the protein MRKSKRLEKIPPYLFVKIEEKKAQLLESGVDVIDFGIGDPDLPTPKHIFKKMHDVLELKESGNYPTSKGELSYREAVAGWYKKRFGVTLDAKTEVCSLIGSKEGLSHLFFAFVDQGDVTLVPDPAYPVYKIGTTLAGGEPYMLPLTEKNCFIPDLDSISRNIVKKSKLLFINYPNNPTGAVADLDFFKRCVQFAKKNNILLVSDLAYSEMGYDGYKPHSVLEVPGAKDCTIEFHSLSKTYNMTGWRIGMAAGNSEAVSALATIKSNVDSGVFKAIQFAAIEALNGDQTCVIENAKVFEERRNVLIDGLNSLGWKIFKPKATFYVWAPVPKDETSASFTEKLLDKSGILVVPGSGYGTAGEGYVRFAITLPKERISEAIARMKKNEIRF